The following proteins come from a genomic window of Tepidiforma thermophila:
- a CDS encoding peptidoglycan D,D-transpeptidase FtsI family protein, which translates to MSIQKARPTRRVWLPAVFLGLFGALLAARLVQLQVLEHDAYAAQARSELLGSSTVYARRGAILDRNGGVLAVSVDTWDVYLNTRAWRQPADRARVIEKVAAITRVPRASIESRLASSEAVEVRIAIDLEYELGLQLIDAGLPGVVLLPNTARIHPEGDLAAAVLGFTGLDNTGLAGIEAYYNDILQGRPGRAVYERDTLGDPIPYGQYIATEPVPGDDLILTIDRYLQRLAEETLAAAVKENRASGGTIIVMDPYTGDIYALATLPSVRYSTLEADLEASTEEKSAFKNIAVTDTYEPGSVMKVVTAAAAIDAGVVTPETTYVDNGVVDVEGVRLKNWDDGVYGTQTMTGVLQHSINSGAVFMQQKLGTRLFQSYLESFGFGKPTGIDLPGEASGFFRRPEDPGYSPVDVATQSFGQSISVTPVQVMQAVAACINGGNLVTPRVVKGRILPDGTRIDLQPTVVRRVISPAASDAVRQMMGEVVAQDPDGWGRNPARYSAGGKSGTANIPVWGTYTDDQQIVSFIGFAPLEQPRLLVLVRLDQNRNLLTGTQAAGPIFARYVDEALRYLGVPPEKGARSPQR; encoded by the coding sequence ATGAGCATCCAAAAAGCGCGGCCCACCCGCCGCGTGTGGCTCCCGGCGGTATTCCTCGGCCTCTTCGGGGCCCTCCTCGCCGCGCGCCTCGTCCAGCTCCAGGTCCTCGAGCACGACGCCTACGCCGCCCAGGCCCGCAGCGAACTCCTCGGCAGCTCCACCGTCTACGCCCGCCGCGGCGCCATCCTCGACCGCAACGGCGGCGTCCTCGCCGTCTCCGTCGATACCTGGGATGTCTATCTCAATACCCGGGCCTGGCGTCAGCCCGCCGACCGCGCCCGGGTCATCGAAAAAGTTGCCGCCATCACCCGAGTTCCCCGGGCCTCCATCGAATCCAGGCTGGCCAGCTCCGAGGCCGTCGAGGTCCGCATCGCCATCGACCTCGAGTACGAACTCGGCCTCCAGCTCATCGACGCCGGCCTCCCCGGCGTCGTCCTCCTCCCTAACACCGCCCGCATCCACCCCGAAGGCGACCTCGCTGCCGCCGTCCTCGGCTTCACCGGCCTCGATAACACCGGCCTCGCCGGCATCGAAGCCTACTACAACGACATCCTCCAGGGCCGCCCCGGCAGGGCCGTCTACGAACGTGACACCCTCGGCGACCCCATCCCTTACGGCCAGTACATCGCCACTGAGCCCGTCCCGGGCGACGACCTTATCCTCACCATCGACCGTTACCTCCAGCGCCTCGCCGAAGAGACCCTCGCCGCTGCCGTCAAAGAGAACCGCGCCTCTGGCGGCACCATCATCGTCATGGACCCCTACACCGGCGACATCTACGCCCTCGCTACACTCCCCTCCGTCCGCTACTCCACCCTCGAAGCCGACCTCGAGGCGTCGACGGAAGAGAAGAGCGCCTTCAAGAACATCGCCGTCACCGACACCTACGAACCCGGCTCGGTCATGAAGGTCGTGACCGCTGCAGCCGCCATCGATGCCGGCGTCGTCACCCCCGAAACCACCTACGTGGATAATGGGGTCGTGGATGTGGAGGGGGTGCGCCTCAAGAACTGGGACGACGGCGTCTACGGCACGCAGACGATGACCGGCGTGCTTCAGCACTCCATCAACTCCGGCGCTGTCTTCATGCAGCAAAAGCTCGGCACCCGGCTCTTCCAGTCCTACCTCGAATCCTTCGGCTTCGGAAAGCCAACCGGCATCGACCTCCCCGGCGAGGCGTCTGGCTTCTTCCGCCGCCCCGAAGACCCCGGATACTCTCCCGTCGACGTAGCCACCCAGTCCTTCGGGCAATCCATCAGCGTCACCCCAGTCCAGGTGATGCAGGCCGTCGCTGCCTGCATCAATGGCGGCAACCTCGTCACCCCGCGCGTGGTCAAGGGGCGCATCCTCCCCGACGGCACCCGCATCGACCTCCAGCCCACTGTCGTGCGCCGCGTCATTTCGCCCGCCGCCAGCGATGCCGTCCGCCAGATGATGGGAGAGGTCGTTGCCCAGGACCCCGACGGCTGGGGCCGCAACCCGGCGCGGTACTCCGCAGGCGGCAAGTCCGGCACAGCCAACATCCCCGTCTGGGGCACCTACACCGACGACCAGCAGATCGTCTCCTTCATCGGTTTCGCCCCCCTCGAGCAACCGCGCCTTCTTGTCCTCGTCCGCCTCGATCAGAACCGCAACCTCCTCACGGGCACCCAGGCAGCCGGTCCCATCTTCGCCCGCTATGTCGATGAAGCCCTCCGCTACCTCGGCGTGCCCCCGGAAAAAGGCGCACGGAGCCCGCAACGATGA
- a CDS encoding UDP-N-acetylmuramoyl-tripeptide--D-alanyl-D-alanine ligase, whose amino-acid sequence MTAHLTTDFIAEQMARLGYRVIPGVTAEVTGGSADSRTVRPGELFCAFPGERTHGDAYVDAALAAGAVAVICSRPPTSVPYGRTIVVAPDTTKAVGELARAWRLACNPRVVGVTGTVGKTTAKDLAAAVLGQHLRVYSRRGNYNSREGLPLALLGLRRDDEVAVLEIAMDSRGEIAYLASIALPEVGGVLNIGLTHIEKLGSIEAIAEEKLSLARALPASGTAILNMDDPRIAPEARRLPCRVIGFGSPGSGADLVVTDVEARGLEGTAFTVSWQGRSVRVTSPLPGLHTIPAALFTIAAGIALGLDFDAVAESVATAELPDRRITVRRSDTGATILDDRYNSSPASLAGALRLLRDATGRRIALLGKMAELGDFEAQEHRAAGALAAECADVLVAVGETCRAMAEAARDAGMAQVHWFADKAEAGRFVRGMLGPGDTVLLKASRSQEFETLIPLLEGEP is encoded by the coding sequence ATGACAGCGCACCTCACCACCGACTTTATCGCCGAGCAGATGGCCCGCCTGGGCTACCGCGTCATCCCCGGCGTCACCGCCGAGGTAACCGGCGGCTCCGCCGACTCGCGCACCGTCCGCCCCGGCGAGCTCTTTTGCGCCTTCCCGGGCGAACGCACCCACGGCGACGCCTACGTCGATGCCGCCCTCGCCGCCGGGGCTGTCGCGGTCATCTGCTCGCGTCCGCCCACCTCGGTCCCCTATGGCCGCACCATCGTCGTCGCACCCGACACGACGAAGGCCGTCGGCGAGCTCGCCCGCGCCTGGCGGCTCGCCTGCAACCCCCGGGTCGTCGGCGTCACCGGCACGGTCGGCAAAACCACCGCCAAGGACCTCGCTGCCGCCGTCCTCGGCCAGCACCTCCGCGTCTACAGCCGCCGCGGCAACTACAACTCCCGCGAAGGCCTGCCCCTCGCCCTCCTCGGCCTCCGTCGCGACGACGAGGTCGCCGTCCTCGAAATCGCCATGGACTCCCGCGGCGAAATCGCCTACCTCGCCTCCATCGCCCTCCCCGAAGTCGGCGGTGTCCTGAATATCGGCCTCACCCATATCGAAAAACTCGGCTCCATCGAAGCCATCGCCGAGGAAAAGCTGTCGCTCGCCCGCGCCCTGCCGGCCTCCGGCACCGCCATCCTCAATATGGACGACCCGCGCATCGCCCCCGAGGCGCGGCGGCTCCCCTGCCGCGTCATCGGCTTCGGCAGCCCTGGCTCCGGAGCAGACCTCGTCGTCACCGATGTTGAAGCCCGCGGCCTCGAAGGCACCGCCTTTACCGTCAGCTGGCAGGGGCGCTCCGTCCGTGTCACCTCGCCGCTCCCCGGCCTCCACACCATCCCTGCCGCCCTCTTCACCATCGCCGCCGGCATCGCCCTCGGCCTCGACTTCGACGCCGTCGCCGAATCCGTCGCCACCGCTGAACTCCCCGACCGGCGCATCACCGTCCGCCGCAGCGACACCGGCGCCACCATCCTCGACGACCGCTACAACTCGAGCCCGGCCTCGCTCGCCGGCGCTCTCCGTCTGCTTCGTGATGCCACAGGTCGGCGCATCGCCCTCCTCGGCAAGATGGCCGAACTCGGCGACTTCGAGGCGCAGGAGCACCGCGCCGCCGGCGCCCTCGCCGCAGAGTGCGCCGACGTGCTGGTCGCCGTCGGCGAAACCTGCCGCGCCATGGCTGAGGCTGCCCGCGATGCCGGCATGGCCCAGGTCCACTGGTTCGCCGACAAAGCTGAGGCAGGGCGCTTCGTGCGCGGCATGCTCGGCCCGGGCGACACCGTCCTGCTCAAAGCCTCCCGTTCGCAGGAGTTCGAAACCCTCATCCCCCTGCTGGAAGGCGAGCCGTGA
- the mraY gene encoding phospho-N-acetylmuramoyl-pentapeptide-transferase codes for MIHALYSGFITFLMALALGEPIVRYLRRRRIGKQISEYLPEHQKKAGTPTFGGFIIWLPTLIVTAVAVDWWNHQSILLPLGMIAVTAAAGFVDDLGTLQDRRQGGLSWRFKLGFTAVFALGAAIVLYRYIEVESINIPYVGSYALGLFYIPLAAAIIVATTSAVAVSDGLDGLVGGTTLIAFIAYGIIGFIQGQEFVATFAFIIAGANLGYLWYNAHPARVIMGDTGALALGSSLAVVSLMTGQWLLLPLIGIIFVLEAGSNILQIGSYKLTGRRIFRRAPFHHHLELIGWAETQIVTRFWIIGIAAAMLGVALALEVPER; via the coding sequence GTGATCCACGCCCTGTACTCGGGGTTCATCACCTTCCTCATGGCGCTGGCACTGGGCGAGCCCATCGTCCGCTACCTGCGCCGCCGCCGCATTGGCAAGCAGATCTCCGAGTACCTCCCCGAGCACCAAAAGAAGGCCGGCACGCCCACCTTCGGCGGCTTCATCATCTGGCTGCCCACGCTGATCGTTACCGCCGTCGCCGTCGACTGGTGGAACCACCAGTCGATCCTCCTCCCGCTCGGCATGATCGCCGTCACCGCCGCCGCCGGCTTCGTCGATGACCTCGGCACCCTCCAGGACCGGCGCCAGGGCGGCCTCTCCTGGCGGTTTAAGCTCGGCTTCACTGCCGTCTTTGCCCTCGGCGCAGCCATCGTCCTGTACCGGTACATCGAGGTCGAGTCCATCAACATCCCCTATGTCGGGAGCTACGCCCTCGGGCTCTTCTACATCCCGCTCGCCGCCGCCATCATCGTCGCCACCACCAGCGCGGTCGCCGTCAGCGATGGCCTGGACGGTCTCGTCGGCGGCACCACGCTCATCGCCTTCATCGCCTACGGCATCATCGGCTTCATCCAGGGCCAGGAATTCGTCGCCACGTTCGCCTTCATCATCGCCGGCGCCAACCTCGGCTACCTCTGGTACAACGCCCACCCCGCCCGCGTCATCATGGGCGATACCGGCGCCCTCGCCCTCGGCTCCTCCCTCGCCGTTGTCTCCCTCATGACCGGCCAGTGGCTCCTCCTCCCCCTCATCGGCATCATCTTCGTCCTCGAAGCCGGCTCCAACATCCTCCAGATCGGCTCCTACAAACTCACCGGCCGGCGCATCTTCCGCCGCGCCCCCTTCCACCACCACCTCGAACTCATCGGCTGGGCCGAGACCCAAATCGTCACCCGCTTCTGGATCATCGGTATCGCCGCCGCCATGCTCGGCGTCGCCCTCGCGCTGGAGGTGCCCGAACGATGA
- the murD gene encoding UDP-N-acetylmuramoyl-L-alanine--D-glutamate ligase gives MTAPVPRSPDLPPLEGLPVLVYSLGIEGRDLARWLVAHGARVTISDTRDEAALAAAGAVPPEGVERVVIGQPLLDPAGFGLVAVSQSILRYNPALARARELGIPITSQMRLFLQLCPGRTIGITGSSGKSTTTALVGAMAREAGIEFVLGGNIGEPLLAHLDEIRPSTTVILEISHTQLQYTDRSPHIAAVTNVTPNHLDQFSWDEYVGLKRNHIAHQSRDDVAVLNQDNPVTRAFMASVRGRLVATSIEAPLQLDGAFIDGGEIVIRRSSRVTPVVPVADVRMRGRHNLANAVMACAIAAEAGWPVTAMARAIRTFTGVPHRLEVVGRAGGATWVNDSIATSPERTVAGLRAFDEPVVLLLGGRDKHLPLDVLQEAAAQRCRAVVCFGEAGPLFHGALADRVDVAVLVDALEDAVAAAAGLARPGDVVLFAPAGTSFDRYPNFEARGEHFRQLVRQLPGFTVEVSP, from the coding sequence ATGACCGCGCCGGTACCCCGCAGCCCGGACCTCCCGCCCCTCGAAGGGCTCCCCGTCCTCGTCTACTCCCTCGGCATCGAGGGCCGCGACCTCGCCCGGTGGCTCGTCGCCCATGGCGCACGGGTCACCATCTCCGACACCCGCGACGAAGCAGCCCTCGCCGCTGCGGGCGCGGTCCCGCCCGAGGGCGTCGAGCGCGTCGTTATCGGGCAGCCGCTGCTCGACCCCGCCGGCTTCGGCCTCGTCGCGGTATCGCAGTCGATCCTCCGCTACAACCCCGCCCTCGCCCGCGCCCGCGAACTCGGCATCCCGATTACCTCGCAAATGCGGCTGTTCCTCCAGCTCTGCCCCGGCCGTACCATCGGGATCACCGGCTCCAGCGGCAAGTCGACCACGACCGCCCTCGTCGGCGCCATGGCCCGCGAAGCCGGCATCGAGTTCGTCCTCGGCGGCAACATCGGCGAGCCCCTCCTCGCACACCTCGACGAGATCCGGCCATCCACCACGGTCATCCTCGAGATCAGCCATACCCAGCTCCAGTACACCGACCGCTCCCCGCACATTGCGGCCGTTACCAATGTCACCCCCAACCATCTCGACCAGTTCTCTTGGGACGAGTACGTCGGCCTCAAGCGCAACCACATCGCCCACCAGTCCCGTGACGACGTTGCCGTGCTCAACCAGGACAACCCTGTGACCCGGGCGTTCATGGCCTCCGTCCGCGGCCGGCTCGTCGCTACCTCGATCGAGGCGCCCCTCCAGCTCGACGGGGCCTTCATCGACGGCGGCGAGATCGTTATCCGTCGCAGCTCCCGGGTTACGCCGGTCGTACCGGTCGCCGACGTCCGCATGCGGGGTCGGCATAACCTCGCAAATGCCGTGATGGCCTGCGCGATCGCCGCCGAAGCCGGCTGGCCCGTCACCGCTATGGCCCGCGCCATCCGCACCTTCACCGGCGTGCCCCATCGCCTCGAAGTCGTTGGCCGCGCTGGCGGCGCAACCTGGGTCAACGACTCCATCGCCACCAGCCCCGAACGGACCGTCGCCGGCCTCCGTGCCTTCGACGAGCCCGTCGTCCTCCTCCTCGGGGGCCGTGACAAGCACCTCCCGCTCGACGTGCTCCAGGAGGCCGCCGCGCAGCGCTGCCGGGCCGTCGTCTGCTTCGGTGAAGCAGGCCCCCTCTTCCATGGCGCCCTCGCCGACCGGGTCGACGTCGCCGTCCTGGTCGATGCGCTCGAAGATGCTGTCGCGGCTGCCGCTGGCCTCGCCCGCCCGGGCGACGTCGTGCTCTTCGCACCGGCCGGCACCAGCTTCGACCGCTACCCCAACTTCGAAGCCCGCGGCGAACACTTCCGCCAGCTGGTCCGCCAGCTCCCGGGCTTCACGGTGGAGGTGTCGCCATAG
- the ftsW gene encoding putative lipid II flippase FtsW yields MVAIVAILTAFGLVAVYSASFVRSLVDFGDPYSYVLRQGVWAIGGAVGMFVMARIDYRRLRPLALPLMALTILLLIAVIAVGVEGGGARRWIGVGELTLQPAEFAKLTVTIYLAAWLASRGGSLRSFEHGLVPFVLIIGTVSALILLQPNLGTTLIILAITVTMFWVAGATFLQMLSLFGSGLVAITVLALGAGYRAERITAFLHAEKDPDGIGFQTLQALIAIGNGGLTGLGLGASRAKFFYLPESHTDGIFAIVGEELGLLAGLAMLALYILLMIRGYQVARRARDEFGQLVATGITTWVAVQAFLNIGGILRVIPLTGVPLPFVSYGSNALAALLLAMGVLVSISRYGNDRGGYLDQHPVDRRPRGAIIRRGQEP; encoded by the coding sequence CTGGTCGCTATCGTCGCTATCCTCACGGCATTCGGCCTCGTCGCCGTCTACAGCGCCTCCTTCGTCCGCAGCCTCGTCGATTTCGGCGACCCCTACTCCTATGTCCTCCGCCAGGGCGTCTGGGCTATCGGCGGTGCCGTCGGCATGTTCGTCATGGCGCGCATCGATTACCGCAGGCTCCGCCCGCTCGCTCTGCCGCTCATGGCGCTCACCATTCTCCTGCTGATTGCGGTCATCGCCGTCGGGGTTGAGGGCGGCGGCGCCCGCCGCTGGATCGGCGTCGGCGAACTCACCCTCCAGCCGGCCGAATTCGCCAAGCTCACCGTGACCATCTACCTCGCGGCCTGGCTCGCCTCCCGCGGAGGCAGCCTCCGCAGCTTCGAACACGGTCTCGTGCCGTTTGTCCTCATCATCGGCACCGTCAGCGCCCTCATCCTCCTCCAGCCCAACCTCGGCACCACGCTCATCATCCTCGCCATCACCGTCACCATGTTCTGGGTCGCCGGTGCCACCTTCCTCCAGATGCTCTCGCTCTTCGGCAGCGGCCTCGTCGCCATCACCGTGCTCGCACTCGGCGCCGGCTACCGGGCAGAGCGCATCACCGCATTCCTCCACGCCGAGAAGGACCCCGACGGCATCGGCTTCCAAACCCTCCAGGCGCTCATCGCCATCGGTAACGGCGGACTCACCGGGCTCGGTCTCGGCGCCAGCCGCGCCAAGTTCTTCTACCTCCCCGAAAGCCACACCGACGGCATCTTCGCCATTGTCGGCGAGGAGCTCGGCCTTCTTGCTGGTCTCGCGATGCTCGCGCTCTACATCCTGCTCATGATTCGCGGCTACCAGGTGGCTCGCCGCGCCCGCGATGAATTCGGCCAGCTCGTCGCGACCGGCATCACCACCTGGGTGGCGGTCCAGGCCTTCCTCAATATCGGCGGCATCCTGCGCGTCATCCCGCTCACAGGCGTTCCCCTCCCGTTCGTCAGCTACGGGAGCAACGCCCTCGCCGCCCTGCTCCTCGCTATGGGGGTGCTCGTCAGCATCTCCCGCTACGGCAACGACCGCGGCGGCTACCTCGACCAGCACCCCGTCGACCGCCGGCCGCGCGGCGCCATCATCCGCAGGGGGCAGGAGCCGTGA
- a CDS encoding UDP-N-acetylglucosamine--N-acetylmuramyl-(pentapeptide) pyrophosphoryl-undecaprenol N-acetylglucosamine transferase produces the protein MTTIVLTGGGTGGHLYPAIAVAGALRAMEPPPRLVFLGPANRGERATVEASGLEFHEVPAAPIRGRTPVGLVRSFATLARGTLAALQRLRRLRPDVVFSTGGYGSFPVSLAAWLLRRPLVVFLPDVAPGLAVRAERRFATRLATTTPAALAHLPAGRTVVTGYPVRPEFFTLDRAAARTAVDVPLAEPLVVVAGASQGSRVLNDAVLAALEAVLYRAHLIHVTGQAGLEMAERARAALPPHLAERYRPAAFRADLPAVMLAADLGVVRAGASILGELPAAGLPSILVPGTFAGAHQRDNARWLADHGAAVILDESDLGALGTRIAELLDDPARLEAMRAAARALARPSAAADIARLVMEVAR, from the coding sequence GTGACGACCATCGTCCTCACCGGCGGCGGCACCGGCGGCCACCTCTACCCCGCCATCGCGGTGGCCGGTGCGCTCCGGGCCATGGAGCCCCCGCCCCGCCTCGTCTTCCTCGGCCCGGCCAATCGCGGCGAACGCGCCACTGTCGAGGCATCCGGCCTCGAATTCCACGAGGTGCCCGCCGCGCCCATCCGCGGGCGGACTCCCGTCGGCCTCGTGCGCAGCTTCGCAACCCTTGCCCGCGGAACCCTCGCGGCGCTCCAGCGCCTCCGCCGCCTCCGTCCAGATGTCGTCTTCAGCACCGGCGGCTACGGGAGCTTCCCCGTCAGCCTCGCCGCATGGCTCCTCCGGCGGCCGCTGGTCGTCTTCCTCCCCGACGTCGCGCCCGGCCTTGCGGTCCGCGCGGAACGCCGCTTCGCGACCCGACTCGCGACCACCACGCCCGCCGCCCTGGCCCACCTGCCGGCCGGCAGGACCGTCGTGACCGGCTACCCGGTCCGGCCCGAGTTCTTCACCCTCGACCGGGCTGCCGCTCGCACCGCCGTCGACGTCCCCCTCGCCGAGCCCCTCGTGGTCGTCGCCGGCGCGTCGCAGGGCTCCCGCGTCCTGAACGATGCGGTTCTCGCCGCGCTCGAGGCGGTGCTGTACCGCGCCCACCTCATCCACGTCACCGGCCAGGCCGGCCTCGAAATGGCGGAGCGGGCCCGCGCCGCGCTCCCGCCCCACCTCGCCGAACGGTACCGTCCGGCTGCCTTCCGGGCCGATCTCCCGGCCGTCATGCTCGCCGCCGACCTCGGCGTTGTCCGCGCCGGCGCATCCATCCTCGGCGAGCTGCCCGCAGCCGGCCTCCCCTCCATCCTCGTGCCCGGCACGTTCGCCGGCGCCCACCAGCGCGACAACGCCCGCTGGCTTGCCGACCACGGCGCAGCCGTCATCCTCGACGAGTCCGACCTCGGCGCCCTCGGCACCCGCATCGCCGAACTCCTCGACGACCCTGCCCGCCTCGAGGCGATGCGTGCCGCGGCCCGCGCCCTCGCCCGGCCCTCGGCTGCCGCCGACATCGCCCGCCTTGTCATGGAGGTTGCCCGGTGA
- the murC gene encoding UDP-N-acetylmuramate--L-alanine ligase, giving the protein MTAPGLLGPVHLVGIGGIHMSAIAILLLERGVPVTGSDLRRSHLTDDLERRGARVFEGHAAANVPPETELVVTTAAARPDNPELVEAHRRGIPVLLRAEMVARLLEGRRLVAVAGSHGKTTTSSLIAVILARAGRQPMYLLGGECPDLGGHAAWGAGDVAVVEADEYRRAFLEYTPDIAVVTTVEPDHLDDFGTPEAYVEAFVAFGRRVRPGGLLLACADDPGARFVSDVLGDEPLRHETYGTEGTRYWRADAIELSPAGGRFTLERGGTPLGTLEVRVPGIHFVRNATAAAAVALHLGVPFDAVREAVAAFRGARRRFEHVGEARGITVMDDYAHHPTEVRALVASARAAFPGRRLIGIYQPHTYSRIAYLWDEWLPCFAGLDALVVVETYAAREAPEAGRSAADLAAAITEPPARYAADFDAAVRLALEIARPGDVVFTIGAGDVNEVGPRLLEALR; this is encoded by the coding sequence GTGACCGCACCCGGCCTCCTCGGCCCGGTCCACCTCGTTGGCATCGGCGGCATCCACATGTCCGCCATCGCCATCCTGCTTCTCGAACGCGGCGTCCCGGTCACCGGCAGCGACCTCCGCCGGTCGCACCTCACCGACGACCTCGAACGTCGAGGCGCACGCGTGTTCGAAGGCCACGCTGCCGCAAACGTGCCGCCCGAAACCGAGCTCGTTGTGACCACCGCCGCAGCCAGGCCCGACAACCCAGAGCTGGTCGAGGCGCACCGCCGCGGCATCCCGGTGCTCCTCCGCGCCGAGATGGTCGCTCGCCTGCTCGAAGGCAGGCGGCTCGTGGCAGTCGCAGGCTCCCACGGCAAGACCACAACCTCGTCGCTCATCGCCGTCATCCTCGCCCGCGCCGGCCGCCAGCCCATGTACCTCCTCGGCGGCGAATGCCCCGACCTCGGCGGCCACGCAGCCTGGGGCGCCGGCGATGTCGCCGTCGTGGAGGCCGACGAGTACCGCCGCGCCTTCCTCGAATACACACCCGACATCGCCGTCGTGACCACCGTCGAGCCCGACCACCTCGACGACTTCGGCACGCCCGAAGCCTACGTCGAGGCGTTCGTCGCCTTCGGCCGGCGGGTCAGGCCGGGCGGCCTCCTCCTCGCCTGCGCCGATGACCCCGGCGCCCGCTTCGTGAGCGACGTCCTCGGCGATGAACCGCTCCGCCACGAAACCTACGGCACCGAAGGGACCCGCTACTGGCGCGCGGACGCCATCGAACTCTCCCCGGCCGGCGGGCGCTTCACCCTCGAACGCGGCGGCACACCCCTCGGCACGCTCGAGGTCCGCGTCCCGGGCATCCACTTCGTCCGCAACGCCACCGCTGCCGCCGCCGTCGCCCTCCACCTCGGCGTCCCCTTCGACGCCGTCCGCGAGGCCGTGGCCGCCTTCCGCGGCGCCCGCCGCCGCTTCGAACACGTCGGCGAGGCCCGCGGCATCACCGTGATGGATGACTACGCCCACCACCCGACCGAGGTGCGCGCCCTGGTCGCCTCCGCGCGCGCCGCCTTCCCCGGCCGGCGCCTCATCGGCATCTACCAGCCGCACACCTACAGCCGCATCGCCTACCTCTGGGACGAGTGGCTGCCCTGCTTCGCCGGGCTCGATGCCCTGGTCGTGGTCGAAACCTACGCCGCACGCGAGGCCCCCGAGGCCGGCCGTTCCGCCGCCGACCTCGCCGCCGCCATCACCGAGCCGCCCGCGCGCTACGCCGCCGATTTCGATGCTGCCGTCCGCCTCGCCCTCGAAATCGCCCGGCCCGGCGATGTCGTCTTCACCATCGGCGCCGGCGATGTCAACGAGGTCGGCCCGCGGCTGCTGGAGGCCCTCCGATGA
- the murB gene encoding UDP-N-acetylmuramate dehydrogenase has translation MSAIERLAAEVSRFGELRTAEPLARHTTFGVGGPADLFLTVRSADALAAASAAAADADVPVFILGSGSNILVADAGIRGLVIDNRARAESLDGTTVRIESGASFAAFARRMCRRGLDGLAWAVGIPGTLGGAVVYNAGAYGGCLADVLRRVRLQLPGGRAEWVDAADLHLVYRGSRFTRGELRGRAVLECELELAPGDPAELLRRAAAYDAKRLAAQPRGRSAGSTFKNPPEAPAWKLIDAVGMRGMRRGDAAISEKHANFFVNEGNATAADLRWLIDEARRRVFEAFGITLEPEVEFVGAWT, from the coding sequence ATGAGCGCTATCGAACGGCTCGCAGCCGAGGTCTCCCGGTTCGGCGAGCTCCGCACGGCCGAGCCCCTCGCCCGCCACACCACCTTCGGCGTCGGCGGCCCGGCCGACCTCTTCCTCACGGTCCGCTCCGCCGATGCCCTGGCCGCGGCCTCCGCTGCCGCCGCCGATGCCGATGTGCCGGTCTTCATCCTCGGCTCAGGCAGCAACATCCTCGTCGCCGACGCCGGCATCCGCGGTCTCGTCATCGATAACCGCGCCCGCGCCGAGTCCCTCGATGGCACCACCGTCCGCATCGAAAGCGGGGCCAGCTTCGCCGCCTTCGCCCGGCGGATGTGCCGCCGTGGCCTCGATGGTCTCGCTTGGGCGGTCGGCATCCCCGGGACGCTCGGCGGGGCAGTCGTCTACAACGCCGGCGCCTACGGCGGCTGCCTCGCCGATGTCCTCCGCCGCGTCCGCCTCCAGCTTCCCGGCGGCCGCGCCGAGTGGGTCGACGCCGCCGACCTGCACCTCGTCTACCGGGGCAGCCGCTTCACCCGCGGCGAACTCCGCGGCCGCGCCGTGCTCGAATGCGAACTCGAACTCGCCCCTGGCGACCCGGCCGAACTCCTCCGCCGCGCCGCCGCCTATGACGCGAAGCGGCTGGCGGCCCAGCCCCGCGGGCGGAGCGCTGGCTCCACCTTCAAAAACCCGCCCGAGGCACCCGCCTGGAAGCTCATCGATGCCGTCGGCATGCGCGGAATGCGCCGCGGCGACGCCGCTATCTCCGAAAAGCACGCCAATTTCTTCGTCAACGAGGGGAATGCGACCGCCGCCGACCTCCGCTGGCTCATCGACGAGGCCCGCCGGCGCGTCTTCGAGGCCTTCGGCATCACCCTCGAACCCGAAGTCGAGTTCGTGGGGGCGTGGACATGA